In Oncorhynchus masou masou isolate Uvic2021 chromosome 28, UVic_Omas_1.1, whole genome shotgun sequence, the DNA window AAACATAGCCTTTACAGAGCTGATATAGGCTGTTCCCACGGTGGCGCAGGTGGGACACTCTTCAcgctgtccctccccaccccttGCAGAGGCTGCATTACCGGTAAACGCTGCACATCGGCTCAAACGAAAATCACCTTTACATTTCTTGTGCGCAATCTGTAACTCTTCAGCGACACAAATTGAATACAGATCTACATTGGTGTACTGACATCGAAATAGTTGTTAAGACAAAACCATTGAACCAAAGATATTGTAATGTTACTCGTGCAGAATAAATATTGTACCTGAGCTAACTTCCCTAAACTGTCGTCCCAGTCCAATCCAGTCTTTTGTCatcatgtatgtagcctactcgGCGGCTCTGTTTGAAACACGGAACTGCTGTAGGGGGTGAATGGGTCGGGTCGTGATTAGCACATTTCAACAGACTCAGGTGGCAGTCCTTGGTGAAGTTTGGCGCAGGGATCAGATAAATTACACCGAGTCTGGTGGGTCTTGTTGTTTCACCACCTGTTGATTTTTATCGGGACTAATCATGTTGCCATTGGGGACACTGCGTAAACGCATCGAGCCAGTGGTCCTATGTGCCCAAATAGCGAGCGCGTTTTTCGACACCGGCTTGCAGATGGTGGTAAAAGAGCAATGCGCCATTGCGACTGATGCGCTTAATCCAACCCCCACCGAGGACAGCCGGCAGAAAGCTATGTCCAACTTTTACATGATATATAATATGCTATCCAAGTTCGTTCCGATCCTACCCGCCATTATCTTAGCCAAGGTAAGTCAGCAATTTTTCGATTGGAATTTTTACACCCACAATGTTAAATGTGGAAATGAAATTTGAATCCAAATAGTGTTAAACTAACAAGCCAAAGAGTCTTGTGTCCCTAACACCATGAGTGTTGCAAATTCCGATTTAAAAAGTGCTACACGGGATTTTCTTTCTTCATTTTTTCCcattgtaatttcagaaaatgtccatAATATATCCAGGTGTTTAAAGTTTAGTGTTTGACAGTATTACTTATCCGACAGTATTGTGATATTCTGATATTGATTTGTCCGACCAGAGTAGCATCTTTTGTCAAACTGGGAAAGCcgttctgactttgtggctgtggtataTAGTGAAAATGGCTAATTTCCTGCTTGCTAAAATTCTAGTCTGTTCGCTCAATATCAATACCATACAACGACAGCTTAGTTTTGCACTATCACAGGGGTCTGAAACTCCTGGTTTGCAGGCCACATCAGCAAGTCACATTATGATGGCTTGCAAAGAGTTATATAtgtcctattggaatccagccagagttaagATTGCACACAATTGGAACTTTTAAATATGTGCAACTGCAGTTAGAATGACTACCAAGGTAGGTAAGATTGATAAATGAGACCGCCTAaaccatctaaactggaacaactatCTCAACGGGTGAAGTAAGCCACACCACTTACAGATTGGATTAATTTAGAAACGTTTGTTATTTATCTTTTTGTAGTGTAATATCAATGAATCAATCAATGTGCAGAAGAATAGATTTAAAGAAAAAATACAACGATTCTATAAAGCAACCTGAAACAAAGTATGCTGGACAATATGATGAGACCCCTCCCATATCTTTTTCACCCAAAGATTAACGGAAATTAACTCAACACAGTCGAGTACCAACAAAACTTATTTATTTATTCCCTGCAGGTGGTTTCAATTTTAATCCCACTGGTGTTAACCCCACTtgaatcaacactcagatataacactggtgttaaccccactagaatcaacactcagatagaacactggtgttaaccccactagaatcaacactcagatataacacGTTTTGCCTCAACACCGAGATTTAAACAGCCACACATTTTCTGTGTAGACTTTGTGTTTGGAAATGCTTGCCAGACTTTACTTTATGTTGTAACCTACTTAAATTGCTGAACAACTATACGTATTTTATATACGTCTGAAGAAATGCTTTCACttattaattttttatttcattaATTTGTTCTTCCATCCAAGGTAGGTGACCTGGGGTACCGGAAGATCCCCATCGTGATCCCTCTGGTGGGTTACCTGGTCTCCAGAGTGGTCCTGCTCCTGGTCATAGTGATGGATCTCCCGATACAGGCTATGTTCGGCGGGGTGGTGGTCCACGGACTCAGCGGCGGGTTCTGCTCCTACTGGGCCGGGGTCATGGCCCTGGTGTCGCTCACCTCCACCGAGGAGGACCGCTCTCTCCACATGATGCAAATGGAGCTGGTCTATGGCATAGCTGGACTCATCGGTAGTTTGGTGTCTGGGCACCTCTTCCAGTTGTACAGTGTGGACTTTAAACAGGGGACAGTCTTAGTGAGCCTGAGTGTCTTCCTCTACTTTGTGTGTCTCGTCTACACAATGTTTATCTTTCTAATGCCAACTGTCTCGCCAAGCGCACAGGAGCGCAACGAGACTAACGGTATCGACATGCAATATTCCAAGAATATTCTCAACATTCTGCTTCTTTTTGCGGGTGGGATTCTATATGACGTGGCGgtgggaggaggaatggagatacTGGTGACCTTTGAGATGAAGGAGCCACTGAACTGGAACGCCACCCAGGTGAGTTGAAAtgcattagatttttttttttgggggggggggttaaaataTGTGTGTGGATTTGTAGCCTGAGTGCTGGTCTGTTGTGCCATCATGCCACTTCTGGCCCTGTCATACCAAACATGTTTAACAAGGAGTTGGAAAGACAGCACCAACAGATCCAAGCTAGTGCATTTGGTCCCAGAGGGTAACATTTTAAAACATCcattaaaacacattttcaaaCCAGAGTTGTGAGACAATTAACTATTGTTATAGTGGGCTCTGGTTAAATCAAACACATCAACAGGTAGGTTACGGTAACGCCGCCGGATTCCTGGTCTTCCTGACGAGCTTCCTGGGTGTCATGGTAATGTCCAGATGGGTGAGTGACGTCACCCTCATCATCATTGGCATGGTGTCCTTCGCTGCCGGGATCTACTTCATGGCCTTCGTCACGGCAACGTACATGTTCTATCTGGGTAAGAGGAAGTTCATCATGACTGGTTTGATTTCAGacaatattacaatgtaaaaCACAGGGTCCACAGTGAACGACAAGGCTCCTCTTTATTACAGTTAAAACcaggttaaacacacacacacacacacacacagagagagagagagacacagcaagagagagatacagggagagagacacacagagacaaagagagaaagaaggagagagatacagagagagagagagacacagagagagaaggagcgagacaTCAATGATTTGCGTAACCTGTAAACCTTGACAGAGATGAGGAAGTGAAACACTGCCCAGGATGCCTGAAAGCATGTGTTAAAAGGAAGCGTCACCTTATTTATTTAAAAACTAATCTTATCTTCACACTGTCGAGTCTCTCTCAGCCCCTTCAAATTGACTGTAAATGTATTATTACTGGAGACTAGAAAAGGGGACTCGCCCACAGACTTGAGTCAACAGAAATGTGGTTACACCctttacacactcactcactgctTTCTTACAAAATCCCACAGCAgacacaatataatataatataaaatgacatttgacagaatataatataatagacagctggcAGAATATagtagacagctgacagaatataatataatagacagctgacagaatataatataataaaatagacagctgacagaatataatataatagacagctgacagaatataatataatagacagctgacagaatataatataatataaaatgacatttgacagaatataatataattatatgtTCTGTgtttacagaatataatataatagacagctgacagagtataatataatataatagacagctgacagagtataatataatagacagctgacagaatataatataatagacagctgacagaatataatagacagctgacagaatataatataatagacagctgacagaatataatataatagacaactgacagaatataatataatagacagctgacagagtataatataatagacagctgacagaatataatataatagacagctgacagaatataatataatagacagctgacagaatataatataatagacagctgacagaatataatataatagacagctgacagaatataatataatagacagctgacagaatataatataatagacagctgacagaatataatataatagacagctgacagaatataatataatagacagctgacagaatataatataatagacagctgacagaatataatataatagacagctgacagaatataatataatagacagctgacagaatataatataatagacagctgacagaatataatataatagacagctgacagaatataatataatgacagctgacagaatatataatagacagctgacagaatataaatagacagctgacagaatataatataatagacagctgacatataaataataatagtttacagaatataatagacagctgactgACAGATATATAacatataatagacagctgacagaatataatataatagacagctgacagaatataatataatagacagctgacagaatataatataatagacagctgacagaatataatataatagacagctgacagaatagtttaatataatagacagctgacagaatataatataatagacatagtttacaatataat includes these proteins:
- the LOC135518453 gene encoding solute carrier family 46 member 2-like, with translation MLPLGTLRKRIEPVVLCAQIASAFFDTGLQMVVKEQCAIATDALNPTPTEDSRQKAMSNFYMIYNMLSKFVPILPAIILAKVGDLGYRKIPIVIPLVGYLVSRVVLLLVIVMDLPIQAMFGGVVVHGLSGGFCSYWAGVMALVSLTSTEEDRSLHMMQMELVYGIAGLIGSLVSGHLFQLYSVDFKQGTVLVSLSVFLYFVCLVYTMFIFLMPTVSPSAQERNETNGIDMQYSKNILNILLLFAGGILYDVAVGGGMEILVTFEMKEPLNWNATQVGYGNAAGFLVFLTSFLGVMVMSRWVSDVTLIIIGMVSFAAGIYFMAFVTATYMFYLARALTLFALIPMPTIRALLSKQVNGSSYGITLISLQLSFKIASLAYTPIYTKVYQATLDWFPGFVFTLSSIFTVLATIPVSVVGCRAGRADGYERILGD